In Chitinophaga nivalis, a single genomic region encodes these proteins:
- a CDS encoding sulfite exporter TauE/SafE family protein, with protein MFVFTAFVLGFVGSFHCIGMCGPIALTLPVQHLTGSKKLAGILLYNAGRITSYALLGMIFGWLGRQFYLGGLQQWLSVVTGALLLAVVLFKYTGLRISRNHAYTNIFTTKIKTALGQLLRQQRLGTLYIIGLLNGLLPCGLVYLGIAAAVATGGVGKGMLFMAAFGAGTLPAMTAVTYFSHLISIGVRNKMRNMIPVVVSVMAILLIMRGLNLGIPYISPVMLPHSEKVIQNCCHKP; from the coding sequence ATGTTCGTGTTCACCGCTTTTGTATTGGGTTTTGTAGGCAGCTTCCACTGCATTGGCATGTGCGGTCCGATAGCACTGACACTGCCGGTACAACATCTTACCGGCAGTAAAAAACTGGCAGGTATTCTGCTTTACAATGCCGGCCGTATCACGTCCTATGCATTGCTGGGCATGATCTTCGGGTGGCTGGGAAGACAGTTTTACCTGGGAGGCCTGCAGCAATGGTTATCTGTTGTTACCGGTGCGTTGTTGCTGGCTGTGGTGTTATTTAAATATACCGGTCTCCGTATCTCCCGCAACCATGCGTACACGAATATTTTCACTACAAAAATTAAAACTGCATTAGGGCAATTGCTCCGGCAACAACGCCTGGGTACTCTCTATATAATAGGCCTGCTCAACGGTTTATTACCCTGCGGATTAGTATACCTGGGTATTGCCGCAGCCGTTGCTACCGGTGGCGTAGGAAAGGGGATGTTGTTCATGGCAGCATTCGGCGCCGGCACATTGCCCGCCATGACTGCCGTTACTTATTTCAGTCATCTTATCAGCATAGGCGTGCGGAACAAAATGCGCAACATGATACCGGTGGTAGTAAGCGTCATGGCAATACTGCTGATCATGCGTGGGCTGAACCTCGGCATCCCTTATATCAGTCCGGTTATGTTACCTCACAGCGAAAAAGTAATTCAAAATTGTTGTCATAAACCATAA
- a CDS encoding FixH family protein, with protein sequence MHWGHKIILVFVVFAAGMLTLVTKSMRTKIDMVTPDYYSEELKYQQIIDGQQHAAALSAPVVISQPDDHVAVSFPAELHGRSFTGKITFYRPSDSGKDVILPLQTNTEGQQLISKSLLTKGNYKIKLQWEMDGKPFYQEQSLHIH encoded by the coding sequence ATGCATTGGGGACATAAAATCATTCTTGTATTTGTAGTTTTTGCAGCCGGCATGCTTACGCTGGTGACCAAAAGCATGCGTACCAAAATTGATATGGTAACGCCTGATTACTACAGTGAAGAGCTTAAATATCAGCAGATAATCGATGGGCAGCAGCACGCGGCTGCCCTATCTGCTCCCGTTGTTATCTCACAGCCGGACGATCATGTTGCCGTAAGCTTTCCCGCCGAACTGCACGGCAGGTCCTTTACCGGAAAGATTACCTTCTATCGCCCTTCCGATTCCGGCAAGGATGTCATCCTCCCTTTGCAAACCAATACCGAAGGACAACAGCTGATCAGCAAATCATTGCTCACCAAAGGTAACTACAAGATAAAGCTGCAATGGGAGATGGATGGGAAACCATTTTATCAGGAACAGTCCCTTCACATCCACTGA
- the ccoG gene encoding cytochrome c oxidase accessory protein CcoG: MADSTTFRDSIATVDKQGKRNWIFAQQPKGRWYNIRSMISLLYFSVFFSLPFISINGRPLFMLNVVEGKFILFGAIFWPQDFFIFGLAMMAFILFIIVFTMAFGRLFCGWICPQTIFMELLFRRLEYWIEGDAAAQKRLQQAPWNTDKIIRKTGKHLAFYALSFLIANIFLAYIIGAKALQQIIAEPLSRHTGGFIAILVFSGVFYGVFAFMREQICTTVCPYGRLQGVLLDKNSILVAYDYERGEPRGKFRKDEARAIGDCIDCMQCVKVCPTGIDIRNGTQLECINCTACIDACDFMMEKTGRPKGLIRYASENGIARKERLKFTPRLKVYSVILVIILGAISFMLMSRKPVSGTIMRTAGMLYQERGKDSLTNLYRIKLVNKTTGNIPLELRLENVAGHIEVIGSKNSIPVKAEGQGEGTFFIVLPREAVHSRKSTLYIGLYHQDQQIGRLRTTFLGPVQ, translated from the coding sequence ATGGCCGATAGCACCACATTCAGAGATAGTATAGCCACAGTTGATAAACAAGGTAAACGCAACTGGATATTTGCACAGCAACCCAAAGGGCGCTGGTACAATATCCGTAGCATGATCAGCCTTTTATATTTTAGTGTTTTTTTTAGCCTGCCGTTTATTTCTATTAATGGCAGGCCCTTATTTATGCTGAATGTGGTAGAAGGGAAGTTCATTTTATTCGGTGCTATTTTCTGGCCGCAGGACTTCTTCATTTTCGGGCTGGCCATGATGGCTTTTATTCTGTTCATCATAGTGTTTACCATGGCGTTCGGCCGGCTTTTCTGTGGCTGGATATGCCCGCAAACCATTTTCATGGAGCTGTTGTTCCGACGGCTGGAATATTGGATTGAAGGGGATGCAGCGGCGCAGAAAAGATTGCAGCAGGCGCCCTGGAATACCGATAAAATTATTCGGAAAACCGGTAAACACCTGGCATTTTATGCCTTATCTTTTTTAATCGCCAATATTTTTCTCGCGTATATCATTGGTGCCAAAGCACTGCAGCAGATTATTGCGGAACCACTCTCCCGGCACACGGGCGGCTTTATTGCCATCCTGGTTTTTTCCGGTGTTTTTTACGGCGTTTTTGCCTTCATGCGGGAACAAATCTGTACCACAGTTTGTCCTTATGGCCGCCTGCAGGGAGTACTCCTCGATAAAAACTCTATCCTGGTCGCCTATGATTATGAAAGGGGAGAGCCCCGGGGGAAATTCCGGAAAGATGAAGCCCGGGCTATCGGGGATTGTATCGACTGCATGCAGTGCGTAAAAGTTTGTCCTACGGGAATAGATATACGTAATGGTACCCAGCTGGAATGTATCAACTGTACGGCCTGTATAGATGCCTGTGATTTTATGATGGAGAAAACCGGCCGGCCTAAAGGGCTGATCCGTTACGCATCAGAAAATGGTATTGCCCGTAAGGAACGATTGAAATTCACCCCCCGGTTGAAAGTATACAGTGTTATACTGGTCATCATTCTGGGTGCTATCAGCTTTATGCTGATGAGCCGCAAACCGGTCAGTGGTACCATTATGCGTACCGCCGGTATGTTATACCAGGAAAGAGGAAAAGACAGCCTCACTAATCTTTACCGGATCAAGCTGGTCAACAAAACCACAGGAAATATCCCGCTGGAACTAAGACTGGAAAATGTGGCCGGACATATAGAAGTCATCGGTAGTAAAAACAGCATACCGGTGAAAGCAGAAGGGCAGGGGGAAGGTACTTTCTTTATTGTATTGCCACGGGAAGCTGTACATAGCCGCAAGTCAACATTATACATCGGATTATATCATCAGGATCAACAGATAGGCCGCCTGCGTACCACCTTTTTAGGACCGGTACAATAG
- a CDS encoding cbb3-type cytochrome c oxidase N-terminal domain-containing protein produces the protein MNRKLITILTGSLLCSLPVLADGGPQPPSELSDPVALVLLTVAGGLLLAIGVLGNAVIGAMDIFREKMKNAGDKIIMTTGILLLSCIGQSAFAQDAPVTGNTYFTHLSDNSFYLLISVIMLELAVIISLLFLLRYLVGIKRKRKPAKAVVPGKKRVSWWEKVNNTKTLDADSEAEQDMGHDYDGIHELNNPTPPWWKWGFVFTVCFGIVYFWRTEISRSAPNQLQELAMEEEKAAIAKEIRLKNAANNIDENNVKQLEDPNDLAAGQKLFISSCAPCHGPQGQGVVGPNLCDDYWLHGGKINEVFKTIKYGVADKGMKAWEEDFSPKQLAQLASFVKSIQGSNPPNPKEPQGVKEQ, from the coding sequence ATGAACAGGAAGCTTATAACAATACTCACCGGCAGCCTTTTATGCAGCTTACCCGTACTGGCAGACGGCGGCCCGCAGCCACCCTCCGAACTTTCCGACCCGGTAGCGCTGGTATTACTGACAGTGGCCGGCGGCTTATTGCTGGCCATCGGGGTACTGGGCAATGCAGTGATTGGAGCGATGGATATTTTCAGGGAGAAGATGAAAAATGCCGGCGATAAAATCATCATGACTACCGGCATCCTGCTGCTGTCTTGTATAGGACAAAGTGCTTTTGCCCAGGATGCACCAGTAACCGGCAACACCTATTTCACCCACCTGTCCGACAACTCTTTTTACCTGCTGATCTCCGTGATCATGCTGGAACTGGCAGTGATCATCAGCCTGTTGTTCCTGCTGCGTTACCTGGTAGGTATTAAACGGAAACGTAAACCGGCGAAAGCGGTAGTACCAGGCAAAAAACGTGTTTCCTGGTGGGAAAAAGTAAACAATACCAAAACCCTGGATGCCGATTCTGAAGCAGAACAGGATATGGGGCACGACTACGACGGCATACATGAGCTGAACAATCCGACACCACCCTGGTGGAAATGGGGATTCGTATTCACGGTATGCTTCGGTATCGTATACTTCTGGCGCACAGAGATTTCCCGGTCAGCCCCTAATCAACTGCAGGAACTGGCGATGGAAGAAGAGAAAGCGGCTATTGCCAAAGAAATCCGCCTGAAAAATGCCGCTAATAACATTGACGAAAACAACGTAAAACAGCTGGAAGATCCCAACGATCTGGCTGCCGGTCAGAAACTGTTTATCTCCAGCTGTGCGCCCTGCCACGGTCCACAGGGACAAGGAGTGGTGGGTCCCAACCTTTGTGATGATTACTGGCTGCACGGCGGCAAAATCAACGAAGTATTCAAAACCATCAAATACGGCGTAGCCGACAAGGGTATGAAAGCATGGGAGGAAGACTTTTCACCGAAACAACTGGCGCAGCTGGCAAGTTTCGTCAAGTCTATACAGGGTAGCAACCCTCCCAATCCGAAAGAGCCACAGGGCGTAAAAGAACAGTAG
- a CDS encoding CcoQ/FixQ family Cbb3-type cytochrome c oxidase assembly chaperone, producing MKFINYLQSIAGISIYPMASLLIFSGFFLIAAWWAFKADKNMVDHISRIPLDNDETNSL from the coding sequence ATGAAGTTCATTAATTATCTGCAATCCATAGCCGGCATCAGCATTTACCCGATGGCCTCCCTGCTGATATTCTCCGGATTTTTCCTGATAGCAGCATGGTGGGCCTTTAAAGCCGACAAAAATATGGTGGATCATATCAGCCGCATCCCGCTGGATAATGATGAAACTAATAGCCTCTAA
- the ccoN gene encoding cytochrome-c oxidase, cbb3-type subunit I encodes MSLEKFYYDNRTVKWFAYACIFWGLIGMLAGLWAALELVIPGLNMGYAPITFGRLRPVHTNAVIFAFVGNGIFMGVYYSLQRLCKARMFSDLLSKIHFWGWQAIIAGGALTLFMGYTSGKEYAELEWPFDIAITLIWVVFGANMLGTILRRRESHLYVAIWFYIGTWVAIAMLHIINSFEFPLSLFKSYSWYAGVQDALVQWWYGHNAVAFFLTTPYLGLMYYFVPKAANRPVYSYRWSIIHFWSLIFIYIWAGPHHLLYTALPEWAQSLGTAFSVMLIAPSWGGMLNGLLTLRGAWDRVREDAILKFFVVALTCYGMATFEGPMLSLKNVNAISHYTDWTIAHVHVGALGWNGFLTFGILYWLIPRIFSTQLYSRKWANTHFWIGTLGIIFYVIPLYWAAFTQSMMWKQFTEEGQLKYQFLETVTTIVPMYALRAVGGLLYISGVVLMSVNLIKTIRRGSFVANEAAEAAPLPKEIVTHGKTHWHNWIERRPIQLVVFSLVVVAVGGALEMMPTFLIRSNIPTISSVKPYTPLELHGRDIYVREGCYTCHSQMIRPFRDEVARYGEYSKAGEFVYDHPFQWGSKRTGPDLARIGGKYPDSWHYNHMLDPTSMSPGSIMPAYPWLFEERIDKGKTPAMINVMRKLGVPYADGYEKQAIADMEKQAADISASLEKDKLPIKPDREIVALIAYLQRMGKDIKLAPKPAPVANNNDF; translated from the coding sequence ATGTCACTCGAAAAATTTTATTACGACAACCGCACGGTAAAATGGTTTGCCTACGCTTGTATATTCTGGGGACTGATAGGCATGCTGGCCGGCTTGTGGGCCGCGCTGGAACTGGTAATTCCCGGTTTAAACATGGGCTATGCACCTATTACCTTCGGTCGGTTAAGGCCCGTGCATACCAACGCCGTAATTTTTGCTTTTGTGGGTAATGGTATTTTCATGGGCGTATATTATTCCCTGCAACGGCTTTGTAAAGCCCGTATGTTCAGTGATCTGCTCAGTAAAATCCACTTCTGGGGATGGCAGGCCATCATTGCCGGAGGCGCCCTCACCTTATTCATGGGTTACACTTCCGGTAAAGAATATGCCGAGCTGGAATGGCCTTTTGATATTGCCATTACCCTTATCTGGGTTGTATTTGGGGCCAACATGCTGGGTACCATTCTCCGGCGCAGGGAATCTCACCTGTATGTGGCCATCTGGTTCTATATCGGTACCTGGGTAGCCATTGCCATGTTACACATCATCAACTCATTTGAGTTCCCTTTATCGCTGTTTAAAAGCTATAGCTGGTATGCCGGCGTACAGGATGCACTGGTACAATGGTGGTACGGACACAATGCAGTGGCATTTTTCCTCACCACGCCTTACCTCGGGCTGATGTACTATTTTGTGCCGAAAGCCGCCAACAGACCGGTATATTCCTACCGCTGGTCTATCATTCACTTCTGGTCATTGATCTTTATATATATCTGGGCAGGCCCGCACCACCTGTTGTATACCGCTTTACCGGAATGGGCCCAGTCATTGGGTACCGCTTTCAGTGTGATGCTGATTGCGCCTTCCTGGGGAGGTATGCTCAACGGGTTATTAACACTCCGCGGCGCCTGGGACCGGGTTCGGGAAGATGCTATCCTTAAATTCTTCGTTGTGGCACTTACCTGTTATGGTATGGCTACCTTCGAAGGCCCTATGTTATCCCTTAAAAATGTGAATGCGATCAGTCACTACACTGACTGGACGATTGCACACGTGCACGTAGGTGCATTGGGATGGAACGGATTCCTCACATTTGGTATTCTCTACTGGCTGATCCCACGGATTTTTTCCACACAGCTGTACTCCCGCAAATGGGCCAACACCCACTTCTGGATCGGTACCCTGGGTATTATCTTCTATGTAATACCATTGTACTGGGCTGCATTCACGCAAAGCATGATGTGGAAACAATTCACGGAAGAAGGCCAGCTGAAATACCAGTTTCTGGAAACCGTCACCACCATTGTACCTATGTATGCACTAAGGGCTGTAGGCGGACTGTTATATATCAGCGGAGTGGTACTGATGTCTGTAAACCTCATCAAAACCATACGCCGCGGCTCTTTCGTAGCCAACGAAGCTGCTGAAGCGGCGCCTTTACCAAAAGAAATCGTTACCCACGGTAAAACACACTGGCATAACTGGATTGAACGCCGTCCGATTCAGCTGGTGGTATTCAGCCTGGTGGTAGTAGCGGTAGGCGGTGCACTCGAAATGATGCCTACCTTCCTGATCCGCAGCAATATTCCTACCATCAGCAGTGTGAAACCCTATACGCCGCTGGAATTACACGGCAGGGACATTTATGTGAGAGAAGGCTGTTACACCTGTCACTCCCAGATGATACGTCCTTTCCGTGATGAAGTAGCCCGTTACGGTGAATATTCCAAAGCCGGTGAGTTTGTATACGACCATCCCTTCCAATGGGGCTCCAAACGTACCGGTCCGGATCTGGCCCGTATTGGTGGAAAATATCCTGATTCCTGGCACTACAACCACATGCTGGACCCAACGTCCATGTCGCCCGGATCTATCATGCCTGCCTATCCCTGGCTGTTTGAAGAACGGATCGATAAAGGTAAAACACCAGCCATGATCAATGTGATGCGGAAACTGGGTGTACCCTACGCAGATGGGTATGAAAAACAAGCCATCGCCGACATGGAAAAGCAAGCCGCTGATATCAGTGCCTCCCTGGAGAAAGATAAATTACCCATTAAACCAGACCGGGAGATTGTAGCATTGATCGCCTATCTGCAACGCATGGGGAAAGACATTAAACTGGCGCCTAAACCTGCACCTGTAGCTAATAACAATGATTTTTAA
- the ccoS gene encoding cbb3-type cytochrome oxidase assembly protein CcoS yields MSVIILLLSVSLLVALGFLIAFIWSVKNGQFEDSFSPAHRILFDEKKDNGKE; encoded by the coding sequence ATGAGTGTCATCATTCTCTTACTGAGCGTAAGCCTGCTGGTAGCGCTCGGATTTCTGATCGCTTTCATATGGTCAGTGAAAAACGGGCAGTTTGAAGATAGTTTTTCTCCGGCGCACCGCATCCTGTTCGACGAAAAAAAAGATAACGGGAAAGAATAA
- a CDS encoding cupin domain-containing protein yields the protein MKSMNVMQVAGNEKIKNYAVLKTKRFDANLMILQQGQQIPPHTSPADAMVVILSGKVAFMLNEEVTVLETGDVFTFRANEIHALQALETVRFLLIK from the coding sequence ATGAAATCCATGAACGTAATGCAGGTTGCGGGAAACGAGAAAATAAAAAACTATGCTGTATTAAAAACAAAACGTTTTGATGCCAACCTGATGATTCTGCAGCAGGGACAACAGATTCCGCCGCACACTTCACCGGCAGATGCCATGGTGGTAATACTCTCAGGGAAGGTAGCTTTTATGCTGAATGAAGAAGTGACCGTGCTGGAAACAGGAGATGTATTTACGTTCCGGGCAAACGAGATACACGCTTTACAGGCACTGGAAACCGTTCGCTTTTTACTGATTAAATAA
- a CDS encoding heavy metal translocating P-type ATPase has protein sequence MDTTPHTHTQTSCFHCGEDCSSQDITLQEKVFCCEGCKLVYEILNQHDLCTYYDLNSEPGVSQRMRVRPDKFAFLEDDKIQQQLIQFRNEQQTHVCFYIPHIHCSSCLWLLENLHRLDKGVQRVTVNFSKKEAQIIFSHSETSLRTIAELLTSIGYEPYISLQDLQHKKPRVNRSLIYQLGVAGFCFGNIMLLSFPEYFAGDGYIDESLNRLFRHMNLVLALPVFFYSAQVFFKSAWGGLKHGFLNIDVPIVLAVIVTFIRSITEVWNGHAGYFDSMTGIVFFMLAGRILQDKTYQGLSFDRDYTAYFPIAVSVMKDDKEVPTALPDLKTGDTLLIHNSELIPADGIIVRGKALIDYSFVTGESVPVNKSVGEIIYAGGRQLEGNLEMLTIKEVTQSYLTSLWNRDELQHKEERQVSFIHLLSRYFTWVVLLIATVSAAWWAVHEPARIWPAVTAILIIACPCALLLAASFTNGHILRILSRNGLYLRNAQAIENIANTTHIVFDKTGTLTGKTGTEVTYYGITLTPPQEAMIATLAAQSSHPLNKAIVQYCGPASPEAVFDFQHITGKGVCGWIDGVFIKLGSADFTGAHRKNEIDGSVVYVALNEKLTGLFTIRNRYRTGIHGLLQQLATRYPISVLSGDNNREAANLRKLLGHHNTLLFEQQPADKLAYILSLQEEGKKVMMIGDGLNDAGALKQSDIGISITEDSNNFTPASDGILEAGQLPRLTALIALCKANKRIIVASFILSLAYNITGLYFAVQGILSPLVAAILMPASSISIILMTFGLSEWCGKKLHQRELQGMSDKNHISG, from the coding sequence ATGGATACTACACCGCATACCCACACACAAACCTCTTGCTTTCATTGCGGGGAAGATTGTTCCAGCCAGGATATCACCCTGCAGGAAAAAGTCTTTTGCTGCGAAGGCTGCAAACTGGTATATGAAATATTAAACCAGCATGACCTTTGCACCTACTATGATCTGAACAGTGAACCAGGTGTGAGCCAGCGTATGCGGGTAAGACCCGATAAATTTGCTTTTCTCGAAGACGATAAAATACAACAACAGCTCATACAGTTCCGGAATGAACAGCAAACACATGTTTGTTTCTATATTCCGCATATCCATTGCAGCTCTTGTCTGTGGCTGCTGGAAAACCTGCACCGGCTGGATAAAGGCGTACAACGTGTAACCGTTAACTTTAGTAAGAAAGAAGCACAGATTATTTTTTCACACAGCGAGACTTCTTTAAGAACCATAGCGGAACTACTTACTTCCATTGGCTACGAACCGTATATCAGCCTGCAGGATCTGCAGCATAAAAAACCACGGGTCAACCGCAGCCTCATATATCAGCTGGGGGTAGCAGGATTTTGCTTCGGAAATATTATGCTGCTTAGCTTTCCGGAATACTTTGCCGGCGATGGTTACATAGATGAATCCCTGAACAGATTATTCCGGCATATGAACCTGGTACTGGCATTACCGGTATTCTTTTACAGCGCACAGGTATTTTTTAAATCGGCCTGGGGCGGACTTAAACACGGATTTCTGAATATTGACGTACCCATTGTACTGGCAGTAATTGTAACGTTTATACGGAGTATAACAGAAGTATGGAACGGGCATGCCGGCTACTTTGATTCGATGACCGGTATTGTGTTTTTTATGCTGGCAGGCAGGATACTGCAGGATAAAACCTATCAGGGACTTTCCTTCGACAGGGACTATACCGCTTATTTTCCTATAGCCGTCAGCGTTATGAAGGACGATAAAGAGGTACCCACCGCATTACCTGATCTTAAAACCGGCGATACCCTGCTGATTCACAACAGCGAACTGATACCAGCCGATGGCATTATTGTAAGAGGCAAAGCCCTGATAGACTATAGCTTCGTCACCGGCGAATCGGTACCGGTCAATAAATCCGTCGGAGAAATCATTTATGCCGGCGGGCGGCAACTGGAAGGCAATCTGGAAATGCTGACCATTAAAGAAGTCACACAAAGTTACCTCACCAGCCTGTGGAACCGCGATGAGCTGCAACATAAAGAAGAACGGCAGGTTTCTTTCATTCACTTGCTGAGCCGGTATTTTACCTGGGTAGTGCTATTGATTGCCACCGTCAGTGCCGCATGGTGGGCCGTACATGAACCAGCCCGCATCTGGCCGGCAGTTACCGCCATCCTCATTATTGCCTGCCCATGTGCATTACTACTGGCTGCCTCTTTTACAAATGGACATATATTAAGGATACTCAGCAGAAACGGATTATACCTGCGCAACGCACAGGCCATAGAAAATATCGCCAACACCACGCATATCGTATTCGATAAAACCGGTACCCTGACGGGTAAAACCGGTACAGAGGTAACCTATTATGGTATCACCCTCACACCGCCGCAGGAAGCCATGATCGCTACCCTGGCAGCGCAGTCGTCGCACCCGCTGAATAAAGCCATTGTTCAGTATTGCGGGCCAGCCTCTCCGGAAGCTGTATTCGATTTTCAGCACATTACCGGAAAAGGCGTCTGCGGCTGGATAGATGGCGTATTCATCAAACTGGGGAGTGCTGATTTCACCGGTGCACACAGAAAAAATGAAATTGACGGCAGCGTGGTATATGTTGCATTGAATGAAAAGTTAACCGGATTATTTACCATCCGTAACCGTTACCGGACCGGCATTCACGGACTATTACAACAACTCGCTACCCGTTATCCTATATCCGTGCTGTCCGGTGACAATAACCGCGAAGCAGCCAACCTCCGTAAACTGCTGGGGCATCACAATACATTGCTTTTCGAACAACAGCCGGCAGATAAGCTGGCCTACATTCTTTCATTACAGGAAGAAGGAAAAAAAGTAATGATGATTGGAGATGGGTTAAACGACGCCGGTGCATTAAAACAAAGTGATATCGGCATTTCAATCACAGAAGACAGCAACAACTTCACACCGGCCAGTGATGGCATTCTGGAAGCAGGTCAGCTACCCCGGCTAACGGCGCTCATTGCACTATGCAAAGCCAACAAACGCATTATAGTAGCCAGTTTCATACTATCGCTTGCCTACAATATTACAGGATTATACTTCGCAGTACAGGGCATATTGTCTCCGCTGGTAGCGGCGATACTGATGCCTGCCAGCTCTATCAGTATTATACTGATGACATTCGGGCTGAGTGAATGGTGTGGTAAAAAGCTTCACCAGCGCGAATTACAGGGAATGTCTGATAAAAATCATATTTCAGGTTGA
- a CDS encoding Crp/Fnr family transcriptional regulator has protein sequence MATSFQNPSCQHCKDRFSSIFCKAEQCNLEQIDEAKVCSVYKKGQVIFHEGAYPFGVYCINDGKIKLSHSGDDGREQIIRLVKAGDIMGYKALLSNERYTATATALEDSSICFIPKDLFLNILQRDATLSFEMMRILSSELRKAELKITHLAQKPVRERLAETLLFIKETYGLEEDGHTLSVRLSREEIANLVGTATESAIRLLSEFKKDGLIELEGKKIRLLDMQEIIKTANLQD, from the coding sequence ATGGCTACATCATTCCAAAACCCTTCGTGTCAGCACTGCAAGGACCGCTTCTCTTCTATATTCTGCAAAGCAGAACAATGCAATCTGGAACAGATTGATGAGGCGAAAGTGTGCTCTGTTTACAAGAAAGGACAGGTTATCTTCCATGAAGGTGCCTACCCGTTTGGTGTATATTGCATTAACGACGGAAAGATTAAACTCTCCCACAGCGGCGACGACGGCCGGGAACAAATTATCCGCCTGGTGAAAGCCGGCGACATCATGGGGTATAAAGCCCTCCTGAGCAACGAAAGATATACCGCCACCGCTACTGCACTGGAAGACTCCTCTATCTGTTTCATTCCCAAAGACCTGTTTCTCAACATCCTGCAAAGAGATGCCACCCTTTCTTTTGAAATGATGCGTATCTTATCCAGTGAGTTACGCAAAGCGGAACTGAAAATCACGCACCTGGCACAAAAGCCGGTAAGAGAAAGGCTCGCAGAAACATTACTGTTCATTAAAGAAACTTACGGACTGGAAGAAGATGGCCACACCCTCAGTGTACGCCTCTCCCGGGAAGAAATTGCCAACCTGGTAGGTACTGCCACAGAATCCGCCATACGCCTGCTCTCCGAATTCAAAAAAGATGGTTTGATTGAACTGGAAGGTAAAAAGATCCGGTTACTGGACATGCAGGAAATCATCAAAACAGCTAATCTGCAGGATTAA
- a CDS encoding pseudouridine synthase: MAFKYYIIYKPYEVLTRFTPEGNKSCLADFFKVPSDVYPVGRLDYDSEGLLILTNDKALNQLLLQPRHAHEREYWVQVDGAVTPAAVAQLQQGVQITVDGKAYQTRRCQATIFPAEPELPPRHPPIRFRKSIPAPWISIVLQEGKNRQVRKMTAAVGFPTLRLVRYRMEELTLAGMQPGEMQELSRETLYKKLKLRQ, from the coding sequence GTGGCGTTTAAATATTATATAATTTATAAACCATATGAGGTGTTGACAAGGTTTACCCCGGAAGGGAATAAATCTTGTCTGGCAGACTTTTTTAAAGTGCCGTCAGATGTGTACCCGGTAGGCCGGCTGGATTATGACAGTGAAGGGTTGCTGATTCTCACCAATGACAAAGCATTGAATCAATTGTTGCTGCAACCCCGGCATGCCCATGAAAGAGAATATTGGGTGCAGGTAGACGGAGCCGTGACCCCGGCCGCTGTAGCGCAGTTACAGCAAGGGGTACAGATTACGGTAGATGGAAAGGCTTATCAGACCCGGCGTTGCCAGGCCACTATTTTCCCCGCTGAGCCGGAACTACCACCCCGCCACCCTCCTATCCGTTTCCGGAAGAGTATTCCGGCGCCCTGGATCAGCATTGTATTACAGGAAGGGAAAAACCGCCAGGTTCGGAAAATGACGGCGGCGGTGGGCTTTCCTACGTTGAGGCTTGTCCGTTATCGGATGGAGGAACTGACCCTTGCTGGTATGCAACCCGGGGAAATGCAGGAACTGTCGCGGGAAACGCTCTATAAAAAGTTGAAGCTTAGACAATAA